A genome region from Bacteroidota bacterium includes the following:
- a CDS encoding dihydrofolate reductase family protein, producing MKTILVFVTTLDGKITKWGDPHVHRWSSKEDQAYFKQIWKDYDLFVMGSATYAFDPMKPSSEYLLVVMTSDPQKYSTYAAPGQIEFTAESLKEIFERFASAGHKQMVVVGGAHIATSWLEAGLIDELWLTLEPKIFASGGNFVAEAKLEIDLHLTSIEKVNEKGTLILKYEVLK from the coding sequence ATGAAAACGATATTAGTATTCGTCACCACCCTTGACGGGAAGATCACCAAGTGGGGAGATCCTCATGTGCATCGGTGGTCGTCCAAAGAAGATCAAGCATACTTTAAGCAAATCTGGAAGGATTACGATCTCTTCGTCATGGGCAGCGCAACCTACGCCTTCGACCCGATGAAGCCGAGTTCGGAGTATTTGCTTGTGGTAATGACGAGCGACCCGCAGAAGTACTCGACGTATGCGGCCCCCGGGCAGATCGAGTTTACGGCAGAATCGCTGAAAGAGATTTTTGAGCGGTTTGCGAGTGCGGGTCACAAACAGATGGTCGTGGTCGGCGGCGCACATATTGCAACGTCATGGCTGGAGGCAGGATTAATCGACGAATTGTGGCTGACGCTCGAACCGAAGATCTTTGCCAGCGGAGGCAATTTTGTTGCCGAAGCTAAGCTCGAAATCGATCTGCATCTGACAAGCATCGAGAAAGTAAATGAGAAGGGGACGCTTATATTGAAGTACGAGGTTCTCAAGTGA
- a CDS encoding glucose 1-dehydrogenase — MNSLEHKVAIVTGAGSGIGRSVSLIYAAEGAKVVVSDINEQGGNETVNMIKKNGGDALFVKSDTSKPVDNEALVKAAVDTYGGLHIACNNAGIGGPAAPTGEYPLDGWERVIGINLSGVFYGMRYQIPAMLKSGGGSIVNMASILGAVGFRNSVAYVAAKHGVVGMTQNAAIEYAAQGIRVNAVGPAFINTPLLSGMDAQTIQYLESLHPIGRLGKPEEVAELVLFLSSDKSSFITSSYYPIDGGYLAQ, encoded by the coding sequence ATGAATAGTCTCGAACATAAAGTTGCAATCGTGACTGGCGCCGGCAGCGGCATCGGTCGGTCGGTGTCGCTCATCTATGCCGCAGAAGGAGCGAAGGTGGTCGTGTCCGACATCAACGAACAAGGCGGAAACGAGACCGTCAATATGATCAAGAAGAATGGCGGGGACGCCCTGTTCGTCAAAAGCGATACATCAAAACCTGTCGATAACGAAGCGCTCGTGAAGGCCGCCGTCGATACTTACGGTGGGTTGCATATCGCTTGTAACAATGCCGGTATCGGCGGGCCTGCTGCGCCGACTGGCGAGTATCCGCTCGACGGTTGGGAGCGTGTGATCGGTATCAATCTTTCCGGTGTGTTCTACGGAATGCGTTACCAGATCCCGGCAATGCTGAAGTCTGGCGGCGGGTCGATCGTGAACATGGCGTCCATCCTCGGCGCCGTCGGCTTCCGTAATTCCGTTGCGTATGTGGCCGCAAAACATGGTGTGGTCGGCATGACACAGAATGCCGCGATCGAGTATGCAGCACAAGGTATCCGCGTAAATGCCGTCGGACCCGCGTTCATCAACACGCCGCTGCTTTCGGGGATGGATGCACAGACGATACAGTATCTTGAGTCGCTGCACCCGATTGGCCGCCTCGGCAAGCCCGAGGAAGTGGCCGAACTGGTGCTGTTCCTCAGCAGCGACAAGTCGTCGTTTATCACCAGTTCGTACTACCCGATCGACGGCGGATATTTGGCGCAGTGA
- a CDS encoding GNAT family N-acetyltransferase, translating into MTEQLCIRRAETSDAANLTVLRQQVWISTYATEGIRNEFSEYVLAEYTIDTMRSALCDAQRAILVATLDDHVVGYVEIGLNRPCPVGDFAVPEIMTLYVLERFAGQGIGYRLLCEAERWVSDHGYRQVWLDAYHENTRALEFYARQGYRRIGISYFEELSERYENIVFLKDIS; encoded by the coding sequence ATGACCGAGCAACTTTGTATTCGCAGAGCCGAGACGTCGGATGCTGCTAACCTGACTGTGCTTCGGCAGCAGGTCTGGATCTCGACGTATGCGACCGAGGGGATCCGTAATGAGTTCTCGGAGTACGTCCTTGCAGAGTATACGATCGATACGATGCGCTCCGCACTCTGCGACGCACAGCGGGCCATACTCGTCGCGACGCTGGACGATCACGTAGTTGGCTATGTGGAGATCGGTCTCAACCGTCCGTGTCCCGTCGGCGACTTCGCAGTCCCGGAGATCATGACACTCTATGTGTTGGAGCGCTTTGCAGGGCAGGGGATTGGATATCGATTACTCTGTGAAGCGGAGCGCTGGGTGAGCGACCACGGGTACCGGCAGGTTTGGCTTGACGCCTACCATGAGAATACGCGTGCACTTGAGTTCTACGCGCGTCAGGGATACCGGCGGATTGGTATCTCGTATTTCGAGGAGTTGTCGGAGCGCTACGAGAACATCGTCTTCTTGAAGGATATCTCCTAA
- a CDS encoding NAD-dependent malic enzyme, with amino-acid sequence MQLTFTDHGYQILRDPSLNKGTAFTEEERNDYGLRGLLPGVVETLDQQVKRAEEQVGRIEKPIDKYIYLTQLLDNNQTLFYRTIMSDPAAYLPIVYTPTVGEACEKFGHIMRRPRGLYISLNDRGNIREVLRNWPIPDVRFTVVTDGERILGLGDLGVCGMGIPIGKLTLYTACAGIDPNLALPITLDVGTNNKSFLNDPLYPGLKQPRVRGEEYEAFIEEFVQAVTEVFPKICIQWEDFAGPNAVSILNRYHDRICTFNDDIQGTAGVAVAGLLAACKQSGKPLTEQRFLFFGAGSAATGISGLLVLALQELGLTREEALDHCWLFNSGGLVIKSRTDLDDYKAVFAHDHEPITDFVEAINVLKPTAIIGASTIGGAFTKEVIEAVGALNERPIIFPLSNPTSHSECTADEAYSLTQGRAIFASGSPFGPVTVNGHTFLPSQGNNVYIFPAVGLAVLATESTRVTDGMFLTAAKALSSQVTDEMAAKGICYPPISEIYDVERKVAAEVAKYIFDNGYAQVERPADLDQFVREKMYFPQYD; translated from the coding sequence ATGCAACTGACGTTTACCGACCACGGGTATCAAATTCTCCGCGACCCGTCCCTGAATAAAGGTACCGCCTTTACCGAAGAAGAGCGAAATGATTATGGATTGCGTGGCTTGCTGCCGGGTGTCGTCGAGACATTGGATCAGCAAGTAAAGCGAGCCGAAGAGCAAGTCGGCCGGATCGAAAAACCGATCGACAAGTATATCTACCTCACCCAGCTTCTCGATAATAACCAAACGCTGTTTTACCGTACGATCATGAGCGATCCGGCAGCGTATTTGCCGATCGTCTATACTCCGACTGTCGGCGAAGCGTGCGAGAAGTTCGGTCACATCATGCGCCGCCCGCGCGGGCTCTATATTTCGCTCAATGACCGTGGGAATATCCGTGAAGTCTTGCGCAACTGGCCGATCCCAGATGTTCGGTTCACTGTCGTGACCGACGGCGAGCGCATCCTGGGGCTCGGGGATCTCGGCGTGTGCGGCATGGGCATCCCGATCGGGAAGCTTACACTCTATACTGCGTGTGCGGGGATCGACCCGAACCTTGCACTGCCGATCACGCTCGATGTCGGCACCAACAACAAGTCGTTCCTAAACGACCCGCTCTATCCCGGCCTGAAGCAGCCACGCGTGCGCGGAGAAGAGTACGAAGCGTTCATCGAGGAATTCGTACAAGCCGTCACCGAAGTATTCCCGAAGATCTGCATCCAGTGGGAAGACTTCGCCGGTCCGAATGCCGTCAGCATTCTGAATCGGTATCACGATCGCATCTGCACGTTCAACGACGATATTCAAGGTACGGCAGGTGTCGCGGTCGCAGGCCTGCTTGCAGCATGCAAGCAGAGCGGCAAGCCGCTGACCGAGCAGCGATTCTTGTTCTTTGGTGCGGGAAGTGCGGCGACGGGAATCTCCGGTCTGCTGGTATTGGCATTGCAGGAGCTTGGTCTGACGCGCGAAGAAGCGCTCGATCATTGCTGGCTTTTCAACTCCGGTGGACTTGTGATCAAGTCGCGCACCGATCTTGACGACTATAAAGCGGTCTTTGCGCACGACCACGAACCGATCACCGATTTCGTGGAAGCGATCAATGTACTCAAGCCGACCGCCATCATCGGTGCGAGTACCATTGGCGGCGCGTTCACGAAGGAAGTCATCGAAGCTGTCGGTGCGCTTAATGAGCGACCGATCATTTTCCCACTCTCGAACCCGACCTCGCACTCGGAGTGCACGGCCGACGAAGCGTACTCGCTTACGCAAGGTCGCGCGATCTTCGCGAGCGGCTCGCCGTTCGGTCCGGTCACGGTCAACGGACATACATTCCTGCCGAGCCAAGGCAATAACGTCTATATCTTTCCCGCTGTCGGACTCGCTGTGCTTGCAACAGAGTCCACTCGCGTGACCGATGGGATGTTCCTCACGGCAGCCAAGGCGCTCTCGAGCCAAGTGACGGATGAGATGGCAGCCAAGGGCATTTGCTATCCGCCGATCTCAGAGATATATGATGTGGAGCGTAAGGTAGCCGCGGAGGTTGCGAAATACATCTTCGACAACGGCTACGCACAAGTCGAGCGGCCGGCCGACCTCGATCAGTTCGTGCGCGAGAAGATGTACTTTCCGCAGTACGACTGA
- a CDS encoding class I SAM-dependent methyltransferase, whose product MSTTNTSTINTSFSGGIPDTYDRYLGPIFFDCYADDLVERLRPLAPKSILELACGTGRVTRQLHAAFGGTASITATDLSPDMLRTAQRLTAADGIQWEAVDAVSLPYADNSFDAVVCQFGIMFVPDKPKAYREAMRVLKPGGTMIVNTWDAIEYNPIIDIADKRLTKFFGPDGPKFYSIPFGYYDESVIRDHLMQAGIGDAKIETVSLEGNSPSAADAAKGLTQGTPVVMELQSHGADALEVISKQLAEDIVAAFGPGAFTDPLRAKVITARKP is encoded by the coding sequence ATGAGCACGACTAACACGAGCACCATCAATACATCATTCTCCGGCGGGATCCCGGACACCTACGACCGGTATCTCGGTCCGATCTTCTTCGACTGCTATGCAGACGACCTCGTCGAGCGCCTGAGGCCGCTTGCGCCAAAGTCGATTCTCGAGCTCGCCTGCGGAACGGGCCGTGTGACTCGGCAGCTTCATGCGGCGTTCGGCGGCACAGCGAGCATTACGGCAACCGATCTTAGTCCCGACATGCTGCGTACCGCACAACGGCTCACTGCGGCGGATGGCATTCAATGGGAAGCGGTGGACGCAGTCTCGCTCCCGTATGCAGATAACAGTTTTGACGCGGTCGTCTGTCAGTTCGGTATCATGTTCGTACCGGACAAACCGAAAGCATATCGCGAAGCGATGCGTGTGCTCAAGCCGGGAGGGACGATGATCGTGAACACGTGGGACGCGATCGAGTACAACCCGATCATTGATATTGCCGATAAGCGACTGACGAAGTTCTTTGGCCCTGATGGCCCCAAATTTTATAGCATTCCGTTCGGATACTACGATGAATCGGTGATCCGCGATCATTTGATGCAGGCAGGCATTGGCGATGCGAAGATCGAAACGGTCAGCCTCGAAGGAAACAGTCCGTCTGCTGCCGACGCCGCAAAAGGGCTTACACAGGGGACCCCGGTGGTCATGGAATTACAGTCACACGGTGCGGACGCACTCGAGGTCATTTCGAAGCAGCTTGCCGAGGATATCGTCGCCGCATTTGGTCCCGGCGCGTTCACCGATCCCCTGCGTGCAAAAGTGATCACTGCACGAAAACCCTGA
- a CDS encoding nuclear transport factor 2 family protein, whose translation MRTAQESTSEITALLHSYYEAFHRRDWDAFARPLAAGFRYFTDHATIQSRDAFVSCLKNDPWEPVSYSMSELAIIVSASNDVAYATYCMQFDGRMSGTVMSIRALETAVFERTAGEWKLVHFHSSNKEL comes from the coding sequence ATGCGTACTGCGCAAGAGAGTACTTCGGAGATTACAGCACTGCTTCATTCATACTATGAGGCATTCCATCGCCGCGACTGGGATGCCTTTGCTCGTCCTCTTGCTGCCGGATTCCGATATTTTACCGATCACGCGACGATACAGTCGCGCGATGCATTCGTTTCGTGCTTGAAGAACGATCCATGGGAACCGGTCTCGTATTCCATGAGCGAACTCGCTATCATCGTCTCTGCGTCGAACGATGTCGCGTATGCAACCTATTGCATGCAGTTTGACGGCCGCATGTCCGGAACGGTGATGAGCATTCGTGCGCTTGAAACGGCGGTGTTCGAGCGCACCGCAGGAGAATGGAAACTGGTCCATTTCCATTCGTCGAACAAAGAGCTCTGA
- a CDS encoding SRPBCC family protein: MSYITVSESEIIHAPSDLVYRILADYHEGHQAIVPRKYFKEVTVTNGGFGEGTEIDLVMVIMGRTRYASMRVSEPEPGSVIVEETSDGTMRTVFTLENLRDGLTRVTISTKFTKSPGLKGWIEERTIPGVCSKIYREELNNLNNYAKDRSAASHIPLFA; encoded by the coding sequence ATGTCATATATTACCGTTAGTGAATCCGAGATTATTCATGCGCCGAGCGATCTCGTCTATCGTATTCTTGCCGATTATCACGAAGGGCACCAGGCGATCGTCCCAAGAAAATATTTCAAAGAAGTAACCGTTACCAACGGTGGGTTCGGAGAGGGGACCGAGATCGATCTGGTCATGGTGATCATGGGTCGTACTCGATATGCGTCGATGCGTGTCTCGGAGCCGGAACCGGGCAGTGTGATTGTCGAAGAAACGTCCGATGGCACGATGCGCACCGTCTTTACACTCGAAAATCTGCGCGATGGCCTGACCCGTGTCACGATCAGCACGAAGTTCACCAAGTCTCCGGGACTCAAGGGCTGGATCGAGGAACGTACGATCCCAGGAGTATGCAGCAAGATATACCGCGAAGAACTCAATAACCTAAATAATTACGCCAAAGATCGTTCTGCCGCTTCCCACATCCCGTTGTTTGCATGA
- a CDS encoding amidophosphoribosyltransferase: protein MPRRTDELDKPESNCGVVGVFHHPQASVIAYYALHSLQHRGQEAAGILTAEWQQKGSTRTREFNIHKDHGLVLSIFADHKLLTEQLRGDAAIAHNRYSTTGASGKIENIQPFYMHYRQGNFGLAHNGNLVNTASLRHALAEQGTLFQTTTDSELILHLVAHSQETDQILQIRDALRQSLGAYSLAILTDKALVAARDPHGIRPLSIGRLKRTDGQWAYMVASETCAFDIVGAEYVRDVEPNEIVIIDDHTVETGKIRSMKIEEQAPTPRNCIFEYIYFARPDSKIFGENVDKVRRRLGKNLAQESPVPQLGEKRLTVINVPDSSNTATLGYVSQNNKEGNPTKYEIGLIRSHYVGRTFIQPGQDNREMKVKVKFNVVKGVLRNRRVVVVDDSIVRGTTSKSLVKLIREAQPAEVHLRITSPPITHPCKYGMDFPSKEELIANDHNLNVEEIGEALGVESLRYLSVDKLLASVPHANKKGEPVSYCTACFTGIYPVPIDEEAMKQTDNDD, encoded by the coding sequence GTGCCGCGTCGGACAGACGAGCTCGACAAACCCGAATCGAATTGCGGTGTTGTCGGCGTGTTTCATCACCCGCAAGCATCCGTGATTGCCTACTATGCACTGCACTCGCTGCAGCATCGAGGCCAGGAAGCGGCGGGGATACTGACGGCGGAATGGCAGCAGAAGGGGAGCACGCGAACCCGGGAATTCAATATCCATAAAGACCATGGTCTGGTCCTTTCGATCTTCGCCGACCACAAGTTATTGACCGAACAACTCCGCGGCGATGCGGCCATTGCGCATAACCGATATTCTACTACCGGTGCAAGCGGAAAGATCGAGAATATTCAGCCGTTTTATATGCACTACCGCCAGGGCAATTTCGGCTTGGCGCATAACGGAAATCTCGTCAATACGGCATCGCTTCGGCATGCGCTTGCCGAGCAGGGCACACTGTTCCAGACGACAACCGACAGCGAACTGATCCTGCATCTGGTCGCACATTCGCAGGAGACCGACCAGATCCTTCAGATCCGCGATGCGCTTCGGCAGTCGCTCGGTGCGTATTCGCTTGCGATCCTGACCGACAAAGCACTGGTGGCTGCACGCGATCCGCACGGTATTCGCCCGCTGAGCATCGGCCGACTCAAACGGACCGACGGCCAATGGGCATATATGGTCGCCAGCGAAACCTGCGCGTTCGATATCGTCGGTGCCGAATACGTCCGAGACGTGGAGCCGAACGAAATCGTCATCATCGACGATCATACGGTCGAGACCGGCAAAATCCGCTCGATGAAGATCGAAGAACAGGCGCCGACGCCGCGCAATTGTATCTTCGAGTATATCTATTTTGCACGACCGGATTCGAAAATTTTCGGAGAAAACGTCGACAAGGTTCGTCGCCGCCTCGGGAAAAATCTTGCGCAAGAAAGTCCTGTCCCGCAACTCGGCGAAAAGCGATTGACGGTGATTAATGTGCCAGACTCCTCGAATACCGCGACGCTCGGCTACGTCTCGCAGAATAACAAAGAAGGCAATCCGACGAAGTACGAAATCGGCTTGATCCGCTCGCACTATGTCGGGCGCACGTTCATCCAACCCGGTCAGGATAACCGCGAGATGAAGGTGAAAGTAAAGTTTAATGTCGTCAAGGGCGTCTTGCGTAACCGTCGGGTGGTTGTCGTCGACGACTCCATCGTCCGAGGGACGACAAGCAAGTCGCTCGTGAAGCTCATTCGCGAAGCGCAGCCTGCCGAGGTCCATTTACGTATTACCTCACCCCCGATCACCCATCCGTGCAAATACGGAATGGACTTCCCGAGCAAGGAAGAACTCATCGCAAACGACCACAACCTGAACGTCGAGGAGATCGGCGAAGCGCTTGGGGTAGAATCGTTGCGGTATCTTTCGGTCGATAAACTGCTCGCAAGCGTACCGCATGCGAACAAGAAAGGTGAACCGGTCAGCTACTGTACCGCGTGCTTTACGGGGATCTATCCGGTCCCGATCGACGAAGAGGCGATGAAACAGACCGATAACGACGACTGA
- a CDS encoding DUF4397 domain-containing protein, whose translation MVEKPTRRLGRLRRHRKHIFVLLVECLFVLPFIAGVSLNCAHTVDYETVHDTDTLVHRDTLHPSGPAFLRFLAITDNKGTISLRTSSTATAPWLVALPQMDLQYVPVRSDSSFTLFAEFNAGTFPGSLHHDSIFVPGDSLTPFSLRTVVVFQTRDTLLFPYIVDDSMKKAVTEPGYCYIRFVNGLPDFPQPTPSVYIHLDGVNGTPVFTDAGGNDEAISYQSVRNYTKMPAGGHTLFARSVTNQDNFYTAALNFESGKFYTARLVGLKSNGTDVFVIDAE comes from the coding sequence ATGGTGGAAAAACCAACTCGACGACTCGGCCGACTACGCAGGCACCGCAAGCACATCTTTGTCTTGCTGGTGGAATGTCTGTTCGTATTACCGTTCATCGCCGGTGTATCGCTCAATTGTGCTCATACGGTCGATTACGAAACCGTTCACGACACCGATACGCTGGTCCATCGAGACACGCTTCATCCAAGCGGCCCTGCCTTCCTCCGATTCCTCGCCATCACCGATAACAAGGGGACAATCTCGCTTCGGACATCGAGTACTGCCACCGCTCCGTGGCTCGTTGCTCTGCCGCAAATGGATCTGCAATATGTGCCCGTTCGCAGCGATTCATCTTTTACTCTCTTTGCCGAGTTCAATGCCGGCACATTTCCCGGCTCGCTGCATCACGATTCGATTTTCGTGCCGGGCGATTCGCTAACGCCGTTTTCACTTCGGACCGTTGTCGTCTTTCAAACACGCGACACCCTGCTGTTTCCCTACATCGTCGACGACAGTATGAAGAAGGCCGTCACAGAACCGGGGTACTGCTACATCCGCTTTGTCAACGGCCTGCCCGACTTTCCTCAACCTACGCCGAGTGTGTATATTCATCTCGATGGCGTCAACGGCACTCCGGTATTTACGGATGCCGGCGGAAACGACGAAGCGATTTCGTATCAGAGTGTGCGCAACTACACGAAGATGCCAGCCGGTGGGCATACGCTCTTCGCTCGCAGCGTCACGAACCAGGATAATTTTTACACTGCGGCGTTGAATTTCGAAAGCGGTAAATTCTATACCGCCAGATTGGTCGGGTTAAAATCGAACGGGACGGATGTATTTGTGATCGACGCGGAGTAA
- a CDS encoding methylmalonyl-CoA mutase: MRKKQFLTPSGIPIDRVYGAEHGDAGEHPFTRGVYKDMYRSRLWTMRQYAGFGSAAESNKRYKFLLASGTTGLSVAFDLPTQIGYDSDHPMSEGEVGKVGVPIDSIEDFDVLFDGIELQKISTSMTINATASILLALYVAKAKQQNADLSKISGTIQNDILKEYAARGTYIYPPQASMRIITDIFAWCANELPSWNTISISGYHIREAGSTAVEEIAFTISNGLAYVNAAVEAGLDVDDFAPRLSFFFNSQINFFEEVAKFRAARTLWAELMKERFGAKKPESLKLRFHSQTAGSSLTAQQIENNIVRTTIEAMAAVLGGTQSLHTNAKDEALALPTEAAARTALRTQQVIAYESGIADTVDPLAGSYYVEALTTELMRRSRELIAEIDVLGGSVRAIESGFIQERIARSAYEFQKRIERKEDIIVGVNDFTEAEDAAPPTLKIDPALEKEQVERLRALRERRNNSAATSAVAEVEAAAREGGNLMPKIIAAVEDRATLGEIANAMRNVFGEFA; encoded by the coding sequence GTGAGAAAGAAGCAATTTCTAACCCCGTCGGGTATCCCGATCGACCGAGTGTATGGCGCCGAACACGGCGATGCCGGCGAGCATCCGTTTACGCGCGGAGTGTATAAGGATATGTACCGCTCCAGGCTCTGGACGATGCGCCAGTATGCAGGCTTTGGCTCGGCGGCGGAGTCGAACAAGCGGTACAAGTTCTTGCTCGCCAGCGGCACGACAGGACTTTCCGTGGCATTCGATCTTCCGACTCAGATCGGCTATGACTCCGATCATCCCATGTCCGAAGGCGAGGTTGGGAAAGTCGGCGTGCCTATCGATTCGATCGAAGATTTCGATGTGCTCTTCGACGGGATCGAGCTGCAGAAGATCTCGACATCCATGACGATCAACGCGACGGCGAGCATCCTCCTTGCCCTGTACGTCGCGAAGGCGAAGCAGCAGAACGCCGATCTCTCGAAGATCTCCGGCACGATCCAGAATGATATTCTCAAAGAGTACGCTGCGCGTGGTACGTATATCTACCCGCCGCAAGCGTCTATGCGCATCATCACCGATATTTTTGCGTGGTGCGCCAACGAATTGCCGTCATGGAATACAATCTCGATTAGCGGTTATCATATCCGCGAAGCAGGCTCGACGGCCGTTGAAGAGATCGCGTTCACGATCTCGAACGGGCTGGCGTACGTCAACGCTGCTGTCGAAGCCGGACTCGATGTCGACGACTTCGCGCCTCGCCTGTCGTTCTTCTTCAATTCGCAGATCAATTTCTTTGAAGAGGTCGCTAAATTTCGTGCAGCTCGTACACTCTGGGCGGAGCTGATGAAGGAGCGTTTCGGCGCGAAGAAGCCCGAATCGTTGAAGCTTCGCTTCCATTCGCAAACGGCAGGTTCGAGCCTGACAGCGCAGCAGATCGAAAACAATATCGTTCGGACAACGATCGAAGCGATGGCTGCAGTGCTCGGCGGTACGCAATCGCTCCATACGAATGCAAAAGACGAAGCGCTTGCACTCCCGACGGAAGCTGCAGCCCGCACGGCCCTTCGTACACAGCAGGTGATCGCATACGAAAGCGGAATTGCCGACACGGTCGATCCGCTTGCAGGCAGCTACTATGTCGAAGCCTTGACTACCGAACTCATGCGGCGCAGCCGTGAATTGATTGCGGAGATCGATGTACTCGGCGGTTCGGTCCGGGCCATCGAGTCGGGCTTTATTCAAGAGCGAATCGCTCGTAGTGCATACGAATTCCAGAAACGCATCGAGAGGAAAGAAGACATTATCGTCGGCGTCAACGACTTTACCGAAGCCGAGGACGCGGCGCCGCCGACGCTCAAAATCGATCCGGCACTGGAGAAAGAACAGGTCGAACGCCTGCGTGCGCTCAGAGAGCGGCGTAACAATAGTGCGGCAACATCCGCAGTTGCCGAGGTCGAAGCCGCTGCGCGCGAGGGTGGCAATCTGATGCCGAAGATCATTGCCGCCGTCGAAGATCGTGCGACGCTCGGCGAGATCGCAAACGCGATGAGAAACGTCTTCGGAGAATTTGCGTAG
- a CDS encoding NAAT family transporter, translating to MSTTLSYLHLVAVGIVTLFAPINPVGTALIMDPLLAGSSQQQRKAISRRIAFYCFLICVIAVFAGTWIFQIFGVSLPVVQIAGGIIICRMGWQLLSPEHSIKKAKEAAKPEEGENLEQHAFYPLAFPMTAGAGTISVLLTLSARNEDVALAEHWLNLSALVIAILVMCVIIYLSYAYTASIIRRLGPRAEQIINRLSAFLIFCVGLQIGIGGISHYMK from the coding sequence ATGTCAACCACTCTGTCATATCTGCATCTTGTTGCGGTCGGTATCGTCACGCTCTTTGCGCCGATTAATCCGGTCGGGACGGCGCTTATCATGGATCCGCTGCTTGCCGGTTCGTCCCAGCAACAACGAAAAGCGATCTCTCGCCGCATTGCATTCTATTGCTTCCTGATCTGTGTAATCGCAGTCTTCGCCGGAACCTGGATATTCCAGATCTTTGGCGTTTCTCTGCCGGTGGTGCAGATCGCCGGCGGTATCATCATCTGCCGAATGGGGTGGCAGTTGTTGTCACCGGAACATTCGATCAAAAAGGCGAAAGAGGCCGCGAAGCCAGAAGAGGGAGAGAATCTCGAACAGCATGCGTTCTATCCGCTCGCATTCCCTATGACGGCCGGCGCCGGGACGATCTCGGTCCTACTAACGCTGAGTGCCCGCAACGAAGATGTTGCCCTCGCCGAGCACTGGTTGAATCTCTCGGCCCTTGTGATCGCCATTCTCGTGATGTGCGTCATTATCTACCTGTCCTATGCCTACACAGCCTCGATCATCCGCCGTCTGGGACCGAGGGCTGAGCAGATCATTAATAGACTCAGCGCTTTTTTGATCTTCTGCGTGGGCTTACAGATCGGGATTGGGGGCATCTCGCACTATATGAAGTAG
- the rplS gene encoding 50S ribosomal protein L19, with product MEQVIRAIGSGHLRSDIPQFRAGDTLNVSVKVVEGEKERIQHFEGIVIARKGAGVNETFTVRKMSNGVGVERIFPIHSPRIAKIDFVKAGQVRRAKLNYLRSLGAKDVRRKTT from the coding sequence ATGGAACAGGTAATTCGAGCGATCGGTAGCGGCCATCTCCGCAGCGACATCCCCCAATTCCGGGCTGGCGACACGTTGAACGTGTCCGTGAAGGTCGTTGAGGGCGAAAAAGAGCGTATTCAGCACTTCGAGGGAATCGTGATCGCCCGCAAGGGAGCCGGCGTGAACGAGACGTTCACGGTCCGCAAGATGTCGAACGGCGTTGGCGTCGAGCGTATCTTCCCGATCCACAGCCCCCGCATCGCCAAGATCGACTTCGTGAAGGCCGGCCAAGTCCGCCGCGCGAAGCTCAACTACCTCCGCAGCCTCGGCGCGAAGGACGTTCGCCGCAAGACCACCTAA